One stretch of Lucilia cuprina isolate Lc7/37 chromosome 6, ASM2204524v1, whole genome shotgun sequence DNA includes these proteins:
- the LOC111686028 gene encoding phosphate carrier protein, mitochondrial translates to MLFSSLIEAAQNSPFKKPFTTACCEPAVENVKLTPHHEIQAAAAASGDSCEFGSNMYFALCGLGGIISCGSTHTMVVPLDLVKCRLQVDPAKYKSVLNGFRITLKEDGITGLSRGWAPTFIGYSMQGLCKFGLYEVFKVIYSNAIGEENSYLYRTSLYLAASASAEFFADIALAPMEAAKVKIQTTPGFANTLREALPKMSAQEGIGAFYKGLVPLWMRQIPYTMMKFACFERTLELLYQYVVPKPRAECTKGEQLLTTFAAGYIAGVFCAIVSHPADTVVSKLNQAKGASAFDVAKQLGWSGLWGGLVPRIVMIGTLTAAQWFIYDAVKVYLRMPRPPPPEMPESLKKKLGLTGDAK, encoded by the exons ATGTTGTTCTCTTCTTTGATAGAGGCTGCCCAAAATTCTCCTTTCAAAAAACCTTTTACCACAGCCTGCTGTGAACCAGCTGTGGAAAATGTTAAACTAACACCACATCATGAAATCCAAGCTGCTGCAGCTGCCTCAGGAG ATTCCTGTGAATTTGGTTCCAATATGTATTTCGCTTTATGTGGTTTGGGTGGTATCATTTCCTGTGGTAGTACCCATACCATGGTTGTGCCTTTGGATTTAGTTAAGTGTCGTCTTCAAGTCGATCCAGCCAAATACAAGAGTGTTCTAAATGGTTTCCGTATTACCTTAAAGGAAGATGGTATAACAGGTTTGTCAAGAGGTTGGGCTCCCACCTTTATCGGCTATTCCATGCAAGGTCTATGCAAATTTGGTCTTTATGAAGTATTCAAAGTTATTTACTCAAATGCCATCGGTGAAGAGAATTCCTATCTATATAGAACCAGTTTATATTTGGCCGCCTCTGCTTCAGCTGAATTCTTTGCTGATATTGCTTTGGCTCCCATGGAGGCAGCTAAGGTTAAAATTCAAACTACACCCGGTTTTGCTAATACCTTAAGAGAAGCTTTACCTAAAATGTCGGCTCAAGAAGGTATTGGTGCTTTCTATAAGGGTTTGGTGCCTTTGTGGATGCGTCAAATTCCCTATACCATGATGAAGTTTGCTTGCTTTGAAAGAACTTTGGAATTGTTATACca atatgtTGTACCCAAACCACGTGCAGAATGCACCAAAGGTGAACAATTGTTAACCACCTTTGCTGCTGGTTATATTGCTGGTGTTTTCTGTGCCATTGTCTCACATCCAGCTGATACCGTTGTATCTAAATTGAATCAAGCCAAGGGTGCTTCGGCCTTTGATGTAGCCAAACAATTGGGTTGGTCTG GCTTGTGGGGTGGTTTAGTGCCCAGAATTGTTATGATTGGTACCTTGACTGCTGCCCAATGGTTTATCTATGATGCTGTTAAAGTATATTTGCGTATGCCCCGCCCACCACCACCAGAAATGCCTGAATCCTTGAAAAAGAAGTTGGGCCTT